In one window of Posidoniimonas corsicana DNA:
- the ssb gene encoding single-stranded DNA-binding protein: MASFNRVVLCGNLCSDPELRFTPREKAVVDTSIAVNERYKKGDEWIETTTFVDLTFWGRTAEVVDQYLRKGSNILVEGKLRYESWEDNDGKKRSKVKVVVDHMTMLGKPQSDSRESGSQEATEQTTSV; this comes from the coding sequence ATGGCGAGTTTTAATCGCGTTGTGTTGTGTGGCAACTTGTGCTCCGATCCGGAGCTCCGCTTCACACCCCGAGAGAAGGCGGTTGTTGACACCAGTATCGCGGTCAACGAACGCTACAAGAAAGGCGACGAGTGGATCGAGACCACCACGTTTGTGGACCTGACCTTCTGGGGACGGACCGCCGAGGTGGTAGATCAGTATCTCAGGAAGGGCAGCAACATCCTTGTCGAGGGGAAGCTGCGATACGAATCCTGGGAGGATAACGATGGCAAGAAGCGGTCAAAGGTCAAGGTGGTCGTCGACCACATGACGATGCTCGGAAAGCCTCAGTCAGACTCGAGAGAGTCCGGCAGTCAAGAGGCCACCGAGCAGACAACGAGCGTTTAG
- a CDS encoding replication initiator protein A — protein MNLAEFPLSTIGERAPAGVDRLVFEDEGIDPSTGERSARRVTVLGQAPFGLPTSVDDEVLMGCLRATKDAGFDSRRVDFEPASFLRAMRWSTDGPAYARLRRALDRYSTVSVVSEGAYWHKGKRKPVRDVVGILDRWQSSGRDRETGLPEKAFFVWGDFMWESFQAGNLRNLDYDFLLGLEHAISRRAYRFLGKRFYHNKSIRMGLKHFAVNKIGMSDKNHNGQIKATLKKAHTELERKGFCRAEYVGRGQQAEVVYHAIGAEQQQPRDPLVGELRRRGVSGAAKLVTADNRERVRQAIANYDHRRDCGEKVGPGWLHQCIVADSAYKFRDDYVSPEAVAKRRQASAASDARKAKRTERLEASEDSAMQRERKRFGAFIQSLDEEAYEQFREQAIAASSAYGKSLRTAKPETMPHYATYLEAALLGHWRRTVCQRD, from the coding sequence ATGAATCTGGCTGAGTTTCCGCTCAGCACCATCGGCGAGCGGGCGCCTGCTGGCGTTGACCGACTCGTCTTTGAAGACGAGGGCATCGACCCGAGCACCGGCGAGCGGTCCGCTCGCCGGGTCACAGTACTTGGGCAGGCGCCCTTTGGGCTTCCCACCTCAGTAGATGACGAGGTGCTGATGGGGTGCCTCCGGGCAACTAAGGACGCAGGGTTTGATAGCCGGAGAGTTGACTTTGAACCAGCATCGTTTCTGCGGGCCATGCGGTGGAGTACCGACGGGCCTGCCTACGCAAGACTTCGCCGCGCTCTTGACCGGTACTCAACGGTTTCGGTGGTCTCTGAGGGCGCCTACTGGCACAAGGGCAAACGCAAGCCGGTGCGAGACGTGGTCGGGATCCTTGACCGGTGGCAGTCAAGCGGCCGCGACCGTGAAACGGGGCTTCCCGAGAAGGCGTTCTTTGTCTGGGGAGACTTTATGTGGGAGAGCTTTCAAGCGGGGAACTTGCGAAACCTTGACTACGACTTCTTGCTTGGACTTGAGCACGCGATATCTCGTCGCGCCTACCGCTTCCTTGGCAAGCGGTTCTACCACAACAAGAGTATCCGGATGGGGCTTAAGCATTTTGCGGTCAACAAGATCGGCATGAGCGACAAGAACCACAACGGCCAGATCAAGGCGACGCTCAAGAAAGCTCACACCGAGCTGGAGCGAAAAGGGTTCTGCCGGGCTGAGTATGTCGGCCGGGGCCAGCAGGCCGAGGTCGTTTACCACGCCATTGGCGCCGAGCAACAGCAGCCTCGCGATCCGCTCGTGGGCGAGTTGCGTCGCCGTGGGGTAAGTGGGGCGGCAAAGTTAGTTACCGCTGACAACAGGGAACGAGTTCGGCAGGCGATCGCCAACTATGACCACCGGCGTGATTGTGGCGAGAAGGTAGGCCCCGGATGGCTGCACCAGTGCATTGTCGCGGACAGTGCGTACAAGTTTCGAGACGACTACGTTTCACCAGAAGCGGTAGCGAAAAGGAGGCAAGCATCGGCGGCGTCTGACGCTCGCAAGGCAAAACGGACCGAGCGACTAGAGGCCAGCGAGGATAGTGCGATGCAAAGAGAGAGGAAACGGTTTGGCGCGTTCATTCAGTCGCTAGACGAAGAGGCTTACGAACAATTTCGAGAGCAAGCGATTGCCGCCAGCTCTGCCTATGGAAAGTCGCTCCGGACCGCCAAGCCAGAGACGATGCCGCACTACGCGACGTACCTGGAGGCGGCGCTTCTCGGGCACTGGCGGAGAACGGTCTGCCAGCGTGACTAG
- a CDS encoding LamG domain-containing protein, whose translation MRALTLLTSLGLLTLTPYCSAGALALSGPQARIFITDQTDLGNLLTVEARVLFDDTLGSFGMLFNEWQLGVEDKQIRLGPSRQRAYMLGLTAGNFDTTVELQRDAWHHVAWTSNGVSEHWYINGQLISSRALTGTNVRDSPQGLPRIGSISRDDALQPAMNGYVDWLRITKNNLYSGDSFLPPGDNVSAVGGTVLLYNFNDVGAESISNEAGAAHQGTLDSFAQIVPSPNAPPLGDLTGDGQIGVADISAITLAIRNPDAYSLMYPGVDRELVGDLNSDHVLDELDRDALVGWLGVGHKGDYNLDGLVDTSDYVAWRASYGSSLALDADGNQDSFVDAADYTVWRDNPLSLTGSPHDIPEPCSACLACIVGVVLCRPPTRHAFCSAAW comes from the coding sequence ATGCGAGCACTCACGCTATTGACGTCGCTCGGCCTTCTGACGCTTACGCCGTACTGCTCGGCGGGCGCGTTGGCGTTGAGCGGGCCACAGGCGCGTATCTTCATCACCGATCAGACCGACTTGGGCAATCTCTTGACCGTTGAAGCGAGAGTCTTGTTCGACGACACATTAGGGAGCTTTGGCATGCTGTTCAATGAATGGCAGCTGGGCGTGGAAGACAAGCAGATCCGCCTGGGCCCCAGCCGGCAGAGGGCTTATATGCTCGGCCTGACAGCTGGGAACTTTGACACAACTGTAGAACTGCAGAGGGACGCCTGGCACCACGTTGCGTGGACTTCCAATGGCGTCAGCGAGCACTGGTACATCAACGGCCAGCTCATCAGCAGTCGAGCACTGACCGGAACCAACGTCCGGGACAGCCCGCAGGGCCTTCCCAGGATTGGGAGCATAAGCAGAGATGATGCGCTGCAACCCGCCATGAACGGCTATGTCGATTGGCTACGCATCACCAAGAACAACCTCTACTCGGGCGACTCCTTCTTGCCGCCGGGTGACAATGTCTCGGCTGTTGGTGGCACCGTCCTTCTCTACAATTTCAATGACGTCGGGGCCGAATCGATCTCCAATGAGGCTGGCGCCGCACACCAGGGTACACTTGATAGTTTTGCTCAGATTGTCCCAAGTCCGAACGCGCCACCGCTGGGTGATCTGACTGGCGACGGACAGATTGGAGTCGCAGACATCTCGGCAATCACGTTGGCGATCAGGAATCCCGATGCATATAGTTTGATGTACCCGGGCGTGGATCGTGAACTCGTCGGCGACCTCAATAGCGATCACGTGCTCGACGAGCTCGACCGGGACGCCCTCGTCGGCTGGCTGGGAGTAGGGCACAAAGGTGACTACAATCTTGACGGACTGGTTGACACCTCGGATTACGTTGCGTGGCGGGCATCGTACGGCTCTTCCCTTGCGCTCGACGCCGACGGCAACCAAGACAGCTTTGTTGATGCTGCTGACTACACGGTCTGGCGAGACAATCCATTGTCGTTGACCGGGAGCCCACACGACATCCCGGAGCCTTGCTCGGCTTGCTTAGCATGCATTGTCGGTGTGGTGTTGTGCCGGCCACCTACTCGCCACGCCTTCTGCTCTGCAGCTTGGTAA